The Microbacterium sp. SORGH_AS_0862 region AACACCCTCATCCTGCTCGCGGCCATGCAGGCCATCCCGCGCGACTTCTACGAGGCCGCGACGGTCGACGGCGCCGGCAAGGTCCGCCAGTTCTTCTCCATCACGCTGCCGAGCCTGAAGCCCACCCTGATCTTCGTCATCATCACCTCGACGATCGGCGGCCTGCAGATCTTCGACGAGCCGCGCATGTACGACCAGACCGGAACCGGCGGCGCCGACAACCAGTGGCTGACGATCACCCTGTGGCTCTACGACCTCGGATGGGGACAGTGGAACTTCGGCCGCGCTGCGGCCCTCGCCTGGATCCTGTTCCTCATCATCCTCGCCATCGGCGCGATCAACCTCTTCGTCACCCGCGGGCTCGTGCGTGACGAAGGCAAGAAGTCCGACATGAGTCGAGCCCAGATGCGCGCCGCCCGACGCGCGGCCAAGGAAGCGGTTGAGGCTTCCCGCACCACCGCGTCCCAGAAGACGGAGGTCCTCCGATGACCACTCTGCAGAACCCGCCGGTCGCGGCGGAGGAAGCGCTGCTGGAGCCCGGCCGCAAGCCGGCGCGCAGGCGGCGTCCGGTGCGCGGGTCCCGTCCGGGCTGGTTCGTATACGCCGCTCTCGGCGTCGTGCTGCTCAGCGCCGCATTCCCCTTCTACTGGTCGCTGCTGATCGGCTCCGGCGATGCCTACACGATCCGTGACCCCAACATGTCGTGGATCCCCGGCGGCAACTTCTTCGCGAACGCGGCCAAGGTCATCAACGACCCCGCCGTGAACTTCTGGCCGGCGCTGTGGAACTCGATCTTCAGCTCGGCGCTCATCGCCGCATCCGTCGTGTTCTTCTCGACGCTGGCCGGATGGGCCTTCGCGAAGCTGAAGTTCCGCGGTTCGAGCTGGCTGCTCGTGTTCGTGATCGCCACGATGGCGGTGCCGACCCAGCTCGGCGTCGTGCCGCTGTATCTCCTGTTCAGCGAGATCGGATGGACGGGCCAGATCGGTGCGATCATCATCCCGGCCCTGGTGAGCGCCTTCGGCGTGTTCTGGATGACCCAGTACATCCGCCAGGCCGTGCCGGACGAGCTGATCGAGGCCGCCCGCGTGGACGGTGCGAGCTCGTTCCGCACCTTCCTCACGGTGGGTGTGCCCGCCGCGCGCCCCGCGGCCGCCATGCTCGCCCTGTTCACGTTCGTGACCGCCTGGAACAACTTCTTCTGGCCGTTCATCGTGCTCGACCGGCAGAACCCGACCCTCCCGGTGGCGCTGTCGCTGCTGCAGTCCAACTACTTCGTCGACTACTCGATCGTCCTCGCGGGCGTGCTGCTGTCGACGATCCCGCTTCTGATCCTCTTCGTCTTCGCCGGCAAGCAGCTGGTGAGCGGAATCATGCAAGGCGCCGTCAAGGGCTGAGGCCCCGGCGCGAGAAAGGTACATCGATGAGCGACGCTCTGCGCGCGTTCCCGCGGAACTTCCTGTTCGGAGCGGCCACCGCGGCCTTCCAGATCGAAGGCGCAGCCTTCGAGGACGGGCGGACCGCATCCATCTGGGACGCGTTCTGCCGCGAGCCCGGTGCCGTCATCAACGGCGACAACGGTGATGTCGCGTGCGACCACTACCACCGCTACGGCGAGGATGTGGCGCTGATGAAGGGGCTGGGGCTGGACACCTACCGCTTCTCGGTGTCGTGGTCGCGGGTACGCCCGGACGCCGGTCCGCTCAACCAGAAGGGCCTGGACTTCTACAAGCGCCTGGTCGACGAGCTGCGCGACGCCGACATCCTGCCGTGGCTCACGCTCTACCACTGGGACATGCCGCAGGCGCTGCAGGAGCGCGGCGGCTGGACGGTGCGCGAGTCGAGCGACCTGTTCACGGAGTACGCGCTGGACGTGTACGACGCGCTGGGCGACCGGGTCGACATCTGGACCACGCTGAACGAGCCGTGGTGCTCGTCGTTCCTCAGCTACACCGCCGGCATCCACGCTCCCGGTCACTACTCCATCGCCGAGGGGATGCTGGCCTCGCATCACCTGCTGCTCGGTCACGGCCAGGTGGTGCAGGAGCTCCGTGGACGCGACGCGGGGAAGAACCTCGGGATCACCTTGAACCTCACCGTTCCCGACCCGGTGGACCCCCAGAACGAGGGCGACCGGGATGCGGCGCGTCGCATCGACGGCCAGTTCAACCGCTGGTTCCTCGACCCGATCTTCCGCGGCTCGTACCCGGAGGACGTGGTCGACGACATCCGGGTCGTCGACCCCGCGGCGGTCGAGACGTGGCAGGCAGCCATCCGTCCCGGAGACCTCGAGCTCATCTCGCAGCCCATCGACAGCCTCGGCGTGAACTACTACCACGGCGAGTTCGTGGGAGCCCAGCCCGACCCGAACCCGCCGCTGCCCGGCGAGGCTCCGACCGATCGTCCCGGCCGCTCGCCGTTCCCGGCGGCGGAGGGGATCTACTGGCACGACCGCGGCCTGCCGCGCACCTCGATGAACTGGGAGGTGCAGCCGGAGGGTCTGACTCGTCTGCTGCAGCGCGTCTCGGACGAGTACGCGGCGGCCGCCGGCACCGTCCTGTACGTCACCGAGAACGGCGCGGCCTACGACGACGAACTCGTCGTCGAGGACGGCGTCGCTCGGGTGAAGGATGCGGAGCGCACCGAGTTCCTGCGCGCGCACCTGTCGGCCGTGCTGGATGCGGCTGAGGCCGGCGTCGATGTGCGCGGGTACTTCTACTGGTCGCTGTTGGACAACTTCGAGTGGGCCTGGGGCTACGAGAAGCGGTTCGGAATCGTCCACGTCGACTACGACACCCAGGTGCGTACGTTGAAGGACAGCGCTCTGGAGTATCGTCGGGTCATCGCCGCCCGTGCGATCGATAACGCGCCCGAGGGCGCCGTCCTGCAGAGGTAGAGAACCGTGACCAGCGACCCTCGTCGTGCCACCGCCACCATCGAGGACGTCGCGGCGATGGCCGGGGTCTCCCGGTCCACGGTCTCCCGAGTCGTCAACGGCGCCACCGCAGTGAGTCCCGCTGCGGTGGCCGCCGTTGAACTCGCCATCAGCCAGCTGAACTACGTGCCCAACCGGGCCGCCCGTTCGCTGGCGAGTCGCGCGACGATGGCGATCGCGCTGATCGTGCCGGAAGACACCAACAGGTTCTTCGGCGATCCGTTCTTCGCGTCGATCGTGTCGGGCATCAACGCTCGGCTCAGCAGGTCCGACTACGTGCTGAACCTGATCATCGCGAGCAACGATCCGCGCGACAAGACGGCAGCCTATCTGCGCAGCGGCGCCGTCGACGGCGCGATCGTCGTCTCGCATCACACGAGCGACACGTTCGTCGACCGGATCGCCGCCGCGGTCCCCGTGGTCTACGGCGGTCGGCCCGCTCACGGCCGCGACGGCGCGTACTTCGTCGACATCGACAACGTCGAAGGCGGACGCACGGCGACCCGGCACCTCGTCGAGGCGGGGCGCACCCGCATCGGCACGATCTCGGGGCCGATCGACATGCCCGCGGGCATCGACCGTCTCACCGGATATCGCGAGGTTCTCCAGGATGCGGGACTGGAGGTCGGCCCGATCGAGGACGGCGGCTTCACCTCGGCCGGCGGCTATACGGCGATGGAACGCATTCTCGCCTCCGGCGCCGGGATCGACGCCCTGTTCATCGCGAGCGACCTCATGGCGCGCGGCGCTCTGGCGGCGCTCGAGCGTACGGGCCTGAGCGTGCCGGACGACATCGCCATCGTCGGCTTCGACGACTCGCCGGTCGCGACCGCGGTCACCCCCGCGCTGACGACCGTCCGCCAGCCCTCACAGCAGCAGGGCGAGCAGATGGTCGACGTGCTGCTGGCGCTGCTCGCGGGCCAGAATCCGCCGCACGCCACGATCCTGTCGTCCGAGCTGATCCGGCGCGAGTCGGCCTGAGCGGGCCGCATCCGGTTCGATCGGATGCGGGGCGCCGCGAGCGGGATGACCCTGCCCGCGACGCCTGCACGTCACTCGGGGTCGCCGCCCAGCGGGCCGACGGCCGGGATCGGGCCGCCGTCGTCGGCGCCCGTCTTGCGCCAGCGCGCGATGGCGTTGCCGAGGTGGTAGATCACCAGGGCCGCCGCGGTGGCCACCACGATCGCGCCGAGCTGGAAGTCGCCCCACGACATCGAGAACCCGGCGATCGCCATGACGAGGGCCACGGCGGCGGTGTACTGGTTGACCGGACGTGAGA contains the following coding sequences:
- a CDS encoding LacI family DNA-binding transcriptional regulator — protein: MTSDPRRATATIEDVAAMAGVSRSTVSRVVNGATAVSPAAVAAVELAISQLNYVPNRAARSLASRATMAIALIVPEDTNRFFGDPFFASIVSGINARLSRSDYVLNLIIASNDPRDKTAAYLRSGAVDGAIVVSHHTSDTFVDRIAAAVPVVYGGRPAHGRDGAYFVDIDNVEGGRTATRHLVEAGRTRIGTISGPIDMPAGIDRLTGYREVLQDAGLEVGPIEDGGFTSAGGYTAMERILASGAGIDALFIASDLMARGALAALERTGLSVPDDIAIVGFDDSPVATAVTPALTTVRQPSQQQGEQMVDVLLALLAGQNPPHATILSSELIRRESA
- a CDS encoding carbohydrate ABC transporter permease is translated as MTTLQNPPVAAEEALLEPGRKPARRRRPVRGSRPGWFVYAALGVVLLSAAFPFYWSLLIGSGDAYTIRDPNMSWIPGGNFFANAAKVINDPAVNFWPALWNSIFSSALIAASVVFFSTLAGWAFAKLKFRGSSWLLVFVIATMAVPTQLGVVPLYLLFSEIGWTGQIGAIIIPALVSAFGVFWMTQYIRQAVPDELIEAARVDGASSFRTFLTVGVPAARPAAAMLALFTFVTAWNNFFWPFIVLDRQNPTLPVALSLLQSNYFVDYSIVLAGVLLSTIPLLILFVFAGKQLVSGIMQGAVKG
- a CDS encoding glycoside hydrolase family 1 protein; amino-acid sequence: MSDALRAFPRNFLFGAATAAFQIEGAAFEDGRTASIWDAFCREPGAVINGDNGDVACDHYHRYGEDVALMKGLGLDTYRFSVSWSRVRPDAGPLNQKGLDFYKRLVDELRDADILPWLTLYHWDMPQALQERGGWTVRESSDLFTEYALDVYDALGDRVDIWTTLNEPWCSSFLSYTAGIHAPGHYSIAEGMLASHHLLLGHGQVVQELRGRDAGKNLGITLNLTVPDPVDPQNEGDRDAARRIDGQFNRWFLDPIFRGSYPEDVVDDIRVVDPAAVETWQAAIRPGDLELISQPIDSLGVNYYHGEFVGAQPDPNPPLPGEAPTDRPGRSPFPAAEGIYWHDRGLPRTSMNWEVQPEGLTRLLQRVSDEYAAAAGTVLYVTENGAAYDDELVVEDGVARVKDAERTEFLRAHLSAVLDAAEAGVDVRGYFYWSLLDNFEWAWGYEKRFGIVHVDYDTQVRTLKDSALEYRRVIAARAIDNAPEGAVLQR